GCCATTTGCTTctaggaaaagagaaaaatgtagaaCAGCAGCTATAGAATGtagaatttttcttttgatttcctattttctttgttattctgctcttcaaaactttcaaaaggaaaagaaaatgcctacTCAATTATTTGaactgattttattaataaaaattgaacacTATTACACCTTTGATAAAATCTGAAAAGAAATTGTCATCTACATCTTCAACATTAAGACATCCTGGTTTTACATTGATTCACTTGTAACTTTGTAGTCTCATCCTTCAATCACTTATTTCGTTAAGTCTGAGTTGCAAATTTGCTTAACGTTCTTAATGTTGTTATTGAGGGAGATtaggttttattataaaatcatagtAATTGCAttcacatttatatgtatatcacattattgtatattattttatctttaatttaaaatcactcaattatatgttgacacatataagtatgttGTCAGCAGCTCTTAGTCATGGCACACGCTTGTGTGTGGGTGACACGAGCCGAGACGGAACCATGCCTAGGGTGGGGCATGGCATATTATGTATATTGACTGTAAATATTAGCTTGTACAGGTTTGAAGGTTCCTGAGATGCAATTCGAATCGAAAGGGGCATAGGTGAACAATGTGCATTGATTCTTACAGGACGGGTGCAAAGGCAGACAGGCTTGGTTGTGTGGGGGCGCATGCACCGTTAGTAGTGGCACTTCCGGATGGGTTTGGGAGACtcgaaaattattgaaaatattatgagCATTCTTATTTCAGACAAAATAGCtgaaaaataggcaaaaataGCATTTGGGGAGGACAAGGAGTGTGGGCTATTTAGACAGCGTGCGGGCGCATGCAGGTGCATGCACACAACGCGCATGCTCTCCTCGAACAAGTGCCCGACAAACACACGCGGGCGACGAGGTGATGGGCTGGGGCACTGAGGCGTGCGACAGGCACATGGGCCACGCAGGCAGGTTGGTCCAAACTTGGAAGAACACCCTTGTAAGCCTTTAGCATTTGGATGACTTGGAGGCccaaaaatacttaattaaagtctcaaaataacacacaagttagagattaaGTCAAAGAACGTCAGTGTTTTCAACTTTGCACAAAAATAGACCCATGATGTCATGAATTGTGCTCCAAGCAGGGAATGTGGGCAGGAAGAATGTGGCTGACCAAAGAATGAAGACAGGTGGCTTAACTCCATGAAAGACACATGTCCCACTATATGCTTAGTGCTCTAGGATGTTGTCTAATGGTTGGGGATGCCAACCAAAACCTACACCTATAAATTGAGCTGTGAAAAGCAGGGAAGGGTGTGGAAGAATTGAGCGTAAACTCTCACTGCAATAAGCCTGTAATTCTTTCTAAGTTTAATAAAAAGGTTAGGTTTCCCGTATACCAAGTGTTtgatatattatcttttatgtgttttctttgtGGGTGTTGTGCAAGTTGACTAAGCAAGACGTTTAATGCCAATACGGGCATGGGAAATTCATATCGAGCAATGGCCTTGTGAcatatgtacatatttgtatgTAAAAAATAGATACTTATAGTTTTACTGAATTAGTTGAGGTACTGAAACAGATGTTTGATTTAAGACTCTAAACACAATTTAATGATCTACATTAGAGGTGTCAATTTGATCGGATCAACCCAAAGCTTGGTACTCAAAAGTGTGGCCTACTACAATAGCAGACGAGGTCATGGTTGGTCTGGTACAATCTATTACTattgatgattaaaaaaattaaccgaCAGCCTACAGGCTCAACCTGTTGCTGTCAAGTCATGGATATCATACTTTCATCAAATCAACTAACCTGTAAGACCTATAACTGTACAAGTAGAGTTGGAtttcaaattgagttaagtTTGAACTCGAATTCGACTCAATTTACATGAAACTGAGCTCAAACTTAGGGTCATCAAGCTTGCTTTAAATGAGATCGAGCTCAGTTTGTTTCAAAAGAACTGATCTTGAATTAAGATTTTAGTttaattcgttattaaaacaacgttattttaatgcatactaattaaaataacgttattttatattaaaatttttaaaatcacacGTTTGATGAATTGAACATCTCAAAACTCGAGTCTGAGCTCAAGAATAGTGAATTTTTAGATTTGAAACTCACTTGAACTGAattcattttgagtttgttcaaattaaattcaaatttaaacttaaataaatttgatttgaatttaccGTTATAAATAGGTCATACGCCGGCTCACTGCCGCCTTTAATCTATTTGTTAGATCTCTATTCATCTTGATTCTGTAGTTAGAATTCATCCATGAGAGGAATAATGGGTTAGAATTGATTATTGATTTTCCGTATCACATTTGCTCTGGggaaagaggaaaaagagagtTAAAACAATTGTAGAATTCAggattttttctttattattttgctCCTTAAAACTTTCAACATACATAATACATGGCTAATAAGTGAActgattttgttaataaaaactAAGTGTACATTAACATCTTCAATcaacttaaacaaataattttttcacatCCTCAAGAAACTTTACACCTTATAAAAGCCGGCCAATTTCTGAAGAACAAGAACGCCGCCACCCTGATTTTAGTCAAGCACACAAAGCTCAAAACTATGTGCTATAAGTCTTTATAAACATAATTGTTCTTCAAATGATTGCAGTCTCAACCTGTGAAATCAATACAGAAGGACGATTAGATATATGATTCCAATAAATCTACTTGAACATGAATGTCCCCATCTCGACGTAGCTCAAAACTATGAGCCAAGGGGTGGCGGTGGATGCAGTCAAGCAATTGTTCTCCATGTAACCGTAGCCTTATTTTGCAAAAGTCAGTCACAAAATGCAGGCTAAATATTTATGGTTACAATTAATCATGATATTTACCCTTGTTCACTTTCGGCATGGTATGATGTTGCTTCCTGACAAGGGCTGTAAATTAAACCGcaacaataaatcaattatttgcTTAAATTTTCATGTTAAAATTACCTAAATATGAAATATCCACAATTTAAGGAATatagacattaaagaaaataaaagattagaaaaaaaaaacccataatgaaaatcatttaatttgaCGTAAAATGACTGAACATGAAAGAAACTAATATCATAATACAAACCTTTTTGATgtagaaatatgaaatatttttgatattctTCTTAACAAGGGAATATTCATTAATGTGCTCTCATTTTTCTCATGCCGTCtattgatacaagataacaagtgtttttgaagaaaacttgAATCTACTTTAATATCTAAACTATAAACTTTCGCAAATAAAGATAACCTAAGATAACTTAAATTCATTGTGAACTTTGTGACTTGGAAGAATGAATgagattatatttataaaaagttaCGGCAAATCCAATGAGATAACTTATAAAGAGTGGATAATACgggattatttttaaaataaaacgggatgatttatgataaataagagtaaatttataaaaagttatGACAAACATGGGGTAACTTTTAAAATGAGACAGACGGACTTACCGAGGTAActtattaaatgaattttgtttaatagACAATTGACTATTATGAgtaaatcttaaaataaaaaatcaattacatatGACCTCACATATTTATGATAGGCAAAAAGATTATTTCTAATCTaagttttgatatgttttcAAAGTCACACtcatgagtttgaaaaactcaaaatcttacTCACGAGtcaattagagttaaaattttcatcatcattttattaataatattaaaaaaatataaaattcattacattttccccataaattttaaaaaattataattttaccctcacataaaattttataactttgaaaagttacattccCCTCTCCCcaaatattagggttttttttctcttttccgaCCATTATCTCTTGCGCCGACGATCTCTCCTCTCCACCTTAACTAATGGTCAATGCTCTAGAGTAAATCTCTTcatcaaagataaaaagattCAACAAAGAGATCTACCCTAGATCACTTTTTCTATGCTAGCCATTGGTTTAAGATGAAAAAGGGAGGTCATTGACGTCGAAGATAGTCGTCGGaggagtgaagaaaaaatttaaaaagaaaaatgtcacttttcaaagttagaagattttaaataaaagtaaaattagtttttaaaacttaaagagaaaaatatattaaatttatacatttttagtattattagtaaaatgacgattttttttctacctttaataaaaaaaatttaatgaaaattaatccATAAGTGACactttgaactttttaaacCTCATAAAtagaactttaaaaatatatcaaaacttatttgagaaataatctttttttaggTACAATTTACTAGCAAGCGATGActacataatttaaattctccaataaaacttataattaaaaattcgtTCATAATACCGAGGAAATATTTAAAAGAGAATTTTGAATACTTTCTTATAATTGTGAACGAATTTACATTAATCGAAATCTTATTGGATAAAATAAAAcgttagaaaaataatattacatatacaatATCTTCAGgcttttcataaaataaataataaatctgaTCAcctcttaattatatatataaaaaaaaaaaaaattgttacaaacACAAATTCTTGAAACCTTAAGCAAAATatcagaaaaaatataagaaggCACCCTCTCCTCAATTTTACAACAGACATTATTTGTTCCCGCAGAAAATAATTGGACAAACTTTTTGGGAGATCAGTATACCCCAAAACAAATGTTACATAATTAAAGCATAGtgtttaagattaaaataacgAAAACAAAGACCTTACTACTGATAACCAAAATTCTGCGGGGACCGAAAAAACAAATCTCAAGTGAAAGGCTTTGCCACCGTGCAATTGCCAGGCCATACGTGATATATTTACGAGATTCAAATAGGAGTTACATTTTTGGACCTTTACGTTAGTCTTAATTCATATTCACCAGCCACTGTTATGTATCTCACCCATGGAAGAGCCACATATCCGGATTTTTCAATGATCTTTAAGTATCGAACCTAGTGAAGACAAATGTTAAATTGCCAAATCAGTAGATATCAGACTAACTTTCAGATAAGGAGAtacattatcaaatatatatttgcacGAAACTGCTTCTTCTAAGAGTGAGTTTGGGTTTTTGTAGTTTCTCCCATACACATTTTCATAATCTATGATCCAAAAGGTGTTTGGTACACATACCTGAATCCCTGAGACGGTAAAATATGGTATCTCAAACTTAACACGGACGGGAGCCTTTCTCTCAGGAGTTGCTTCTTCAGCTGTTATACTAGGAAGACTGAACTCTGCCCTCAACATATACTCCTAGACAGTTAAATTGGCAACATAGTTAAAATGATGTGAGTAACTTAAGACCAAGTAAACAAAGTTGTCAGATACACATGGCATGCTGACATTCAACAGAAACTGACATAAACCGAATCTTACCCTATTACCCGGAAAAGATCTAATCTTCCAGACCAAAGCATCATTCTCAGGAGCATATGCTGCTGACCCCATTGATGTCCGAACAATAGGATTTGTAGAATCAGATGGTACAGGCAACTCAATTTCAACATTTGCAGCAGTGCTGATGCAGAACCAGTGAAGAAttcagataataaaataatggtcCCCTCAATTTAACTCtaacaatttaaatatcaaatacctGCACAAAGGAAACAATTCACAGCACAGGCACACCACAGCCCTATCCATTATTTACAATAGAACCTAAGACAAAAGGATATTGCCACAAAAGAAATGTAACCcgtaaattcaataaaatttctgGAAGTGACCCTTCTTAATATACAGTGCAAACTAAATAAGTTATAAACAAGAATGTTTTAAATTCACTGGTTTGCAAATCTTTTGGCAtttcaaattctatttaaaaagcaaaattttgCATCCATTGTTTATGTAGACTAAATCCCCTCATCAAGAAGtatctaaaattaattgatagCTTTCAATTATTCGAATGGAAAAGAACAAACTTTGTAAATGCCATTAGCAGAATATcttttttaaacaattcaaaAACAATCCCTCTCAAAAtagtataaaagaaaataaacattgAGGCCATTAAAAGTAACCAATAATGAATTCGTGAAATTGAAATTCAGGATCTTTTCTAAAAAATCATCTCTATTTCTTTCTGTCTCTCAAGTAAATTGGTACTATAGATATCactaagataaaaatattttacctGCGCTCCTTAAACTGGCTCCGTGCTTTTACCATGATTTCAATACGACTTCTAGAATGCCTTTCAACTTGAGCTTCCACCCAAATGAGAGGTTTCACCTGAAAACTCATAAGAATTGAGCTTAGAGGCTTTTCGATTGAGTTAATCTAAATACAGTTTGACATCATAGTTGGGGTTTTGTGTTTAGATATGATGCAAGCCAACAAACTCCCAGTCCAACTTACCCATTAGAGGTAAAGAATGAAAAAGGCTATTGAAAACATGATAAATTACATGACATTTAAAAAGTAAGGTGAACCTGGGTAGTGAGTCTGTATGTCATGAGATCAAAGGATCCATCAGGGGGAATGAAGGATATTGTCCTATCAGTTTCAAAACGTGCCAAGCGTACGCACCTAACACAAGATTGTTATAAAACATTTAGTAATCAACAAGAAGTAataaatttaggataaaaaagATAACTAAAACTACAAGACAGCATACTGATGAAACTTGATATCATCCAGATCAATGGCTTTCCCTTTGGTTGCTCGACCTTGGGCCTCCAGTAGTACTCTATCATTTAGGCCGAGTTTACACTCAGGCATGCCACTACAGCAAATGAAGCATTGGAacattaaaaaaggaaaagggaagaaaaacacaaaaataatgaaTCAAGAAATTGGGCAAAAGTCATCCCAGTTACCTTAGCAGGAAACCTAAAGATCTTAGggaattatatttaataaatatgctAAGCTTAACCCCAACTAAGAAATATAGAGCACAAGTTACACATCAGACAAGACGCTCCACATAAACCCTGGGTAGGGTTGCATAAGTATCAAGTGAATGTCACCCAGAGTAGCATGGATTGATCTCCAGACCAACCCAGTCTGCCCAAATGGCAATGCTACTTAGCATGGGCATTGTAATTCACAACCATAGCGGTTCTCAGATTATAAGATAAGTTGTCGTATTTGCAAATCATAAAGTGTATGAAATAAACCACAAgatattacataattttataagcaacaaaaaattctttaaaactcATCCCCTAAAATCTATGctatattttaaatcattaacTGAAAGGGAACATAATCAAGTACCTCAAATTTGTTCTCATCTTTAAAGCCCCAACAACATCAGATCGTATAATTTGCCCATTGCTGTTCACAAGTATATTGACACTTTCCACCACATCCAGAAAAACCTTATTAAACAAGAATAAAGCTTCCATAAACATAAaactcaattcattcacaatataTTTCTAAGAGGGATGACCtacttcatttttcttatacAATATCCCTTCACTGCGCCATGATACTGCATTTGTCACAGCCATGGGAGGACGCTGTGTAACTTCCATCCTATAGGCATCAGTCTTGATAAACTCACTCAGAATCTTAGCCTCGGTGAATTGTGGGAAACCGAAGTCCATTATTTCATCAAGCAACTCATACTGCCAAATAGACAAAACATTAGTTATATGTCGACATTCATTTATGAAAAGGAACCATCACATTCTTACCACAACCACAAAATTATCTCTCAAAGATTCCTCCTCCAATTCTTCAAAATAATGCTTAAACACCTGCATATAGAAAAacattaagtgaaaaaaaacgAAGTGCACATTTCTGTATGATAAAGTATAATTTGTTAACAATAAACACAAAAGAGAGCTCTTACATCAACTAAACGATGCAAAAATAGCAGAATACTGGCAGCATTGCAATTCTGCCTTGACGCAGCCATCAAGTAAACATTGTTGTGTTGAATAAACATGTATGACACACCATTGTCATACACCACAGGATCTTGTGACTCTGGATCACCCTAAACCAGATCAAATTCGAAATTCAGTTAGCAAACTCTGTATAACAGTCACTACTTTCTGTTTCTTAAAcctacaattaaaaaaaaaaactaagaatcCACGAAACTCTTCACTGAAACGACATTAGAAAGATATTCACCACGTACAGAAACTGTATATCGATTACAGATCAAGCACAGTTACAGGAAATCAATTAAACTGCGTTTCCATTCACAAGATATTAAACTCTAAATTAAATCGAACCAAGACGGATACATAAACACTATCTTACCTCTTTCTCGATGAGCTTGGTGAAGAAGCGCTCGGCTTGAATAGCAGAGACATCGCCGCGATAATCACGCCAAATCAAGACACGTCCTTTAATGTCAAGAAGGAAAAGCGCCGAGGCGGCGCCAGCCATTTGATGAGGAGGTTCACCGGCGAATGATCACGCAGGTAAACACGCACCAGATCCGAGTTGCAGACACGAATCCGGATTGACAATAGGAATTTAACAAAGCTATAATGCGTTACTaaaaattctttctttctttcttaaattctgttagaaaatatttttatagtttctGCCGCGCACGTGCTAACCAGTTCAGACGAAATGTTTATTTGGGCAGGCTTGTATTCTCTTCACCAAAACGAAGCCCATATCTTCTTTTGTATCATTTTGTTTTTCCTGGGctgaattattttatattaattcagTTATAAAAATGAGGGCAGTCAATTGATCTTCATAAcgaataatatctaattattcaTTGGCTGCGAGGTAGAGAGGGATGGTAACAGAGAGAAGTAGCAAGGGAATTCCTATTCCTGTCTCCATTTCCGTATTTGCAGAGGATATTAATGTCCTTTCTTGACTTGTGTCAATACAAAAACTCTTTGTTCTTTCTCTAGAAAAATTTCATTCTTATCTTCATaggaaaaaaatctttttctgTACTGGTAAAAAAAGttctctttttatattctttgaacataatataaatatattaaataataaaattaagtaaaattaaaatcaatcaactattttaaatatcacaaatatcatatataaatcactttaatatacacaacaaaaatctaaataaactaagaaaatataaatgatctaaaactataaaaatatgtttgtattttaaataaatatattaatataaaaagaccGAGATAAGATGGGACGGGAGGGGACGAGACGGGATGGGGCAAGAcagggaggggacacatgtatttCTATCTGTGGCCCGTCCCTGATTacagaaatttttttcatccttattCACTTCCTCATTTCTATTAGGGAGGGCCGAGACTCCTAATTTTGGATCGAAATAGTTATAGGCTGCTAGTTTATTAATCTGACCTTCTACCCAGTTTTGTGGTCTGGTGTTTTGCCCAATCTGGACACATGCTTCATGTCATGTCCAGAAAAAGCAAGCTCTATTTTTACCTGCTGGAACAGAATGTCTTTGCCCGTCTGATGCTGATTCTCCAGCCCAAGCACCTTCAGAAGCAACTTATCTGCTGCTGTTTTGGAGCTGGTTGTATCCAGAGCTTGCTTGCATTGTATCTGCACCGTTTTTTTATAGCTGTTTGCAAGCTGCTGCATTGGTTGTTTTAGTGTTAGTGCTGAAATATGGAGCTGAGGACTAGTTGCTTGTTATGTGTTCGCCCTGGGTGTAATTTCTTGCGCTGCTCTTGGCTGGTTTTTTgtgttattattgtttttaggTTTTGCCTCAAGGGCTCTAGTGTaactttgtatataattttatttatgctgTCTTATCCCCCATCTTGCATTCGCGGAGGTAATAAGATAGGAGGAACTTAAATTGTTTTGtgtctttcttttatttatacatttacttaaaaagaaaattataattacttaatattgtataaaaaaaatttatactcaCTTCAAATACACATacttgttattatatatatatatatatatatatatatatatatatattcttttgtatactcaaataattttattgttcatacAACACAGAGAGGAAGTACTATGCAAATACCAGCTTGTCCACAGTTATCTAAGGAAAATTCTTACAATGCAGTGGTTCAAACagttctttattatttttttttgtagaatACAAGTACAttgcttttaaaattgagaAGCTGATGAGTTAATCATTGTTTACCATTTTCCATTAAACAAGCCTGTGAAAACCTGGCTAGTCTCTCTAAGGGAGGCTTGCCATTCTATAGAGGGCGTCAAGATCTGGGATAATGTCTGTACTATTTCCCGCATCTCTGGTCTCTCTGCTGCTTCTTCGCTGAAACAATTTTTAGATAATTCTGCCATCTGTACAAGGTAAGAAGTTAAATCAAGGGCTTATGATAATCTATTCATAGGTATTGTCACATTATTGACTAACCTTGTAGACTTGCTCCATGGGATAGTTTCCTCTCAGGTTAGGGTCTATTTCAGCTTCCAAAGCAGCTTCTGAGTTTTGATGTCTGAATACTGTGTTTATCTAATCATGTTTTGGTCACAAAAAAGCAGCAATGTTAGTGAAATTACACATGACCCATTAAATTTTGGGCAATTCATTAATCTAATTGTAGATTGTAGTTACAGTTATTAGCTTGAATTAGGCAGCAGAACACTAGGATGGTAAATTGTCATGTTTTATTTAGGTTTTAGTCACTACTCTGcattatagagaaaatattgatgagattgttt
Above is a genomic segment from Mangifera indica cultivar Alphonso chromosome 3, CATAS_Mindica_2.1, whole genome shotgun sequence containing:
- the LOC123210311 gene encoding AP-1 complex subunit mu-2-like, which gives rise to MAGAASALFLLDIKGRVLIWRDYRGDVSAIQAERFFTKLIEKEGDPESQDPVVYDNGVSYMFIQHNNVYLMAASRQNCNAASILLFLHRLVDVFKHYFEELEEESLRDNFVVVYELLDEIMDFGFPQFTEAKILSEFIKTDAYRMEVTQRPPMAVTNAVSWRSEGILYKKNEVFLDVVESVNILVNSNGQIIRSDVVGALKMRTNLSGMPECKLGLNDRVLLEAQGRATKGKAIDLDDIKFHQCVRLARFETDRTISFIPPDGSFDLMTYRLTTQVKPLIWVEAQVERHSRSRIEIMVKARSQFKERSTAANVEIELPVPSDSTNPIVRTSMGSAAYAPENDALVWKIRSFPGNREYMLRAEFSLPSITAEEATPERKAPVRVKFEIPYFTVSGIQVRYLKIIEKSGYVALPWVRYITVAGEYELRLT
- the LOC123210759 gene encoding lysM domain receptor-like kinase 3, translated to MTSKTDVFAFGVVLAELVTGQRALTRDKKEPNKLKSLILVINTVFRHQNSEAALEAEIDPNLRGNYPMEQVYKMAELSKNCFSEEAAERPEMREIVQTLSQILTPSIEWQASLRETSQVFTGLFNGKW